ATTTCCACTAATGTTGAAGGTACTGACAGTATTAGTATCAGTATTTGGTGAAATGACAGTAATCAGTGCTGGACCCACGGATTGCATTTGTAGAACAAGAGTGCCATGAATAGAGGATAAAAATCTCTATTTTGTTGTCTGATCTGTACGATTCCGTTCAGTATTTAGGTCTTCCATTGCATTATTAGGTGATACAAGTCCTTATCTAAACCCGCTGTGCTTATTATCTGTGAATATCCTTGAGCAGGAGAGAGCACACGCACAGACAGAGGACCTGAAATTGTTCTGAGTAATGTTGGACTTAATTCAGCAATAAATGCACGGGGACTTTGTCGCTCCAGGCCAGAAAGTGGAAGTGATTTGTGAAAATCTTCCATTAGGGATGGCGGAATTTGCCGTTGGAACTAGAGTATGTGCAAATAAGACCAAAAGTAAGGGTGTGTGTTAAGACTTCTAATGGGATTGTTTGTTATCATAGGCTACGTCTCTTCACACAATTTTTAACCTCGTTTTGCCATTTCCATGTCCTTTTCCTCCAGTGCTGCTGGTGGCGAAATCTTCAACCAGTGCGTCGCAGACCACGACGAGGCCTTCACAGAGAAGGACGTGATGCGACTGGTGAAACAGATCCTCAGTGGCGTGGCCTTCCTGCATCAAAACAATGTGGTTCATCTGGACCTAAAGGTAAGAGCACTGAAAGATTGAATAACTATTTAGAACAGAGCATTCCCTGGAGTCTTGGACCCACACGGGTATCATGTCTGTTATGCAACCACAATACACTTCAGAATTCAGTGTGTCACGACCTCGTTCCCATGAGGAATCAGAAAAGACCTGACAGGACTATCATGTTGTCTCTCCTGGCCTTTGAAGTAATAAGGAAAGGAACACTGAGGTTAGCATCGTACATGATCATCAGGGGTCCGGTTTCATTGTACACATATTATACAATACATTCCAAACTGAGAGGGCAACAAACCGTTCCATGACAAATTGTTTAAGAAAATATTGTTGCCTCTCAAACTTCTACAACCACACCCTTCAGAGGAAATATATCCCcattgggttaaaaaaaacttgctgtATGTATGTCATGGTCCAAACCAGCCATTCTGAAACTAAAGAACGCAGATCATTTCAAACCATACAAGTGTAATCGAGCCACCCAACCTATTACTGGTTTCATGTAGGTCAGAGAAGTGAACTTTGTCACTAATGTAATCTATCGTAAATATTGATAACGATGTCTCACAGCTTAAGTACAGTAGAGTGTAGCGTCCTCTTGCCGTCAAGGTGCAATTCTATGGAAATCCTCACCAATAGACTTGTTACTAATTACAAACTAAAACCAAAGGGCAATTCTTCAGAAATGTTCTTACAGATTCTgtaagaaggtttttttttttaaaggtcttttttttttgacggtTAGATTATGGGGAAAAAAGGTCAAGGCATGAGTGCAAGGATTATTTCTTCGTATGAAAAGCATATAATGATGACATCTCAAAGAGGATCATCAGCACTAACCTTAAAACCATAGGAAACCCTTTGAAGTCAACAATCAGCTTTTTGGTTATGGATTTAATGGATGATCTTAGCTCAGTAGAGCTGCTTGTGGGCTGACTGACGAACTACGTCCTCAAATCTCTCAGCGTAGCTGAAATATTACTGGCCAATATATAAATCACATTTGCCTAATCATTGTTTTTTACCTTTCCAGCCCCAGAATGTCCTGCTGACCAGTGCCAGACCCCTGGGGGACATCCGGATTGTGGACTTTGGCTTGTCCAGACACATGGACAACATCACAGAAGTTAGGGAAATTCTTGGCACCCCAGAGTATGTCGGTAAGTCTGGTTTTTAAATTGAAGTATCCCGAACCAATCGGAAAGTGTTAATCTcatctgtttgtgtttcttttgtagCACCAGAGATCCTGAACTATGAACCCATTAGCACAGCTACAGACATGTGGTAAGTTTACCACTTGGGACTATTTTCACTCATTCAAAAGTCGTTTACTCCATTTATGTCTACATTGCCCAAACTTGTTCAGATCAGTGATTTTACATCTACAGTGTTCCATTGCTAGCCTGAATAGTGTAATGGTTAGTAAGGTTGTTTAAACCAACTCGCTTTGCAAAACTGAACCTgagattaaattaatttatatcagtatacagtatactgtatatcatctGACCTTTCTTATGCATATGTAGTAAATAAACAATCTAAGTTTTATTGAAGCTTGCCAAAAGCTTTGCATCTTTTTCCAAACACTCAAAGTTTCAAGCTTGCCTCATCGCATAATTTTGTTCCGTTCCCTCTCTCTGTAACAGGAGTATCGGAGTCTTGACTTATGTCATGCTGACGGGTGAATCTCCCTTTCTGGGCGATGAAAAACAAGAAACTTTCCTCAACATCTCCCAGGTCAATGTGGATTACTCACCGGAAACTTTTGAAGGGATCTCTTCTCCGGCTATTGACTTCATCAAGACGCTGCTTGTTAAAAACCCAAGGTAAGACTTGCTCATGGTAAAACTCACATAAAGGATGTGAGTCAGGTCTCTTCAACCTATTTCAAATGAGATGTGGATGACTTTAGCAATGGAgtcttttcctgtttttaacaACACCCTTGCCACGATCTTTATAAATGATCGTTTCTAGGTCACTGTGTAACACATTCATGCAAATAAAATGAAGCTGAAATATGGGGATTTTTAAGGAGTCATTTTCAAATTATCTTAACCCCAAGCCTAATTTTTGATTGATAGATTGAGCACAGAGAGCAGAACCTAGTCCTTAGTCCATGTCCCACTTCCAAAGGCCCAATTGTCAGCCACATGCATTTAATCGTTACATATTAGTGGTAGCACTGGGAAAAGAAACAGATACAAGCCCTCCATAGTTGGTAAACCTTTCTGGAATTTCCTCTCATGcagtgttttactgtgtttgtgCGTACAGGAAGAGAGCCACCGCAGAAGAATGCCTCAATAACGTGTGGCTGAATTCCCATCCACACTCGCACCCACTCCTTCTCCCCAGATCGCCGTCCAATCTGGACGAGCCTGAAACCAGTCAGTCAGAGTCAGAACCAGAAAGCCCAGTTCCCTCTCCAGAGCTTGACTTGATTGAGTCATACCTCACATGCCCAGGTCAGGGGGAACTAAAGGCAGGCCGCGACGCCTTCTCCTTCAGTGAACCGCCGCTGTTCCCAACGCGACCTGAAATACAGCAGGAGCTCATCTGCTGACTCATGTTTCCCAGTTTGATGAGACTTGAAGAACTCTGTGGAAGAGACGCCAGACTCCTGCAGCTTCTCCGTCCTGGTCTGAACCAGGCACTTAAGCCTTAGGGCTCCAACGTGCCCAGCTGCTTCTACTGCTGTGATGTCTGCAAGCTGAGCTGCATGTAGCTTGATGTCCctttatgaatgtgtgtgaAAATGTCACTCCTGGACGATTGGAACGATCACACGAGAGTGACGACGAGTGGACGAATGAGGACTTTTACGAAGGACTGCTCTGCTGCCTTATGAGTGAGCTAGGCTAAACCACCTTAGCACAGACTGGTTTCTCTTCATCTAATGGGCCTCTTCGACTGAATTTGAGTTGTGACTGCTTCCTGTGGCTTCACTTATGTTGTATTCTTGCAAAGGCAAGCATAGAATGTTCCACGCCAAGTCATACTTTGTGTCATGAGgtttcaaaaatgtaatgcaACACAACCTATGACTTACAAACACAAACGGCACCCACAGTATGTTGAAGTTTTTAAAACACAGTAACGCCACTTAAATCCTTTAAGACTCCAACCATTATAAACTCCTAAGTTATAAAAATCTTTATTAGGACCATCTTCAGcacttttttgtttcatttagtgGTTAAACCCTTTATTACATAACTTAAAAGCTCAtcctgaaaaaaactaaaacacaatCGCACAATACACCGTAGGTAACACAATTTCTTTTCACACAATTGATCATCTACTTACTTGGTGCcacttttacttattttacttttggtgAATATAACCGTCTAAAGTGAATGTCTTCACCTTTGTGTGCTGGTCGTTGCAGGAATTGCACTTTTTCTTTTGAAGATGTATAAAGTCTCAGATGTTGCCACAAGATTTCATGAGAAGAAAATCAATTTGGGAAGAGGAATTGTGATGGTTGGAAGAGTTATTGGTCAGaagtatattaaattaaaataatcaatcaaaGGCCTTGATTAGTATCAAACTgtggtgtttttctttctaatgcTTGGGAACAGAGGAAGGACATAAAAGTACTAAAGTGTATATTATGAGTTAGTATTAAACTTTTGTCTGTAAAGttgttttaagttgtttttgttttgactgGTGTAACATCTTtacattttgtccttttttatatGTTAACTTTTACTTTCATATACAGAAAGGTTTGCACTTGTCCTTGAAGATGTTATGtaagaaattaataaatattgatgcCGTTTATTGCAATATATACACAAGAAAAATCCATTATTATTGAAACtgtttactttcttttttttttaaataatttttaattattggaAAAACAGAATCAAGGATGAAGATATTGAGTATTTGGTATCGAACATTTGGCTGAAATGATCAGACAGGATCCAGAGATATAGGGTGTGAAAATGAGCCAAAAGATacataaaatgaatatttttggtGGATGATGTAAATCTGTACATAACccgtttttttttcatatctatatatatatatatattggtaaAATAcagcgttttttttgttttttgttttgttatgttcgtgtaatttttatttttatataaagaCCTGCTGATGTTCACAcaaattcataataaataactaataatttcatattttgcattttgtttccttTACTGTAATTCTACTATCTGGACACGCCACTGGGTAATGGTGGTGAGATTGTACAAACGGTTAATAAATGAGGCATCGATCCAAAGTAACCAGCCAGTGTTCCAGATGACATTCTTCGTGACTTTTTCATTTTAGGTTCTGTAcctaaaaattaaactttacATATTTctcatttacaaatacaaagtgagTAACTCAACTGAACACTATGATTAGCTGTGAAACTACGATGAACCAGTGCAGCAAATAACCCTAATTATCTGTGTATCATTGCATGTGTAATCAGATGTTTGTAATGAGACAGCACTTGAACATTATTCCCGTAAGCAAAACAAAGTTTGTATTTACTGTTTGATAATGATATTCTGACTATACTCAGATTTGTTTTCTGCCCAAGATTTAAGCATACAAtaagaaaactattttattcaTGAGGATGATTCATATGTCTGTTTGATTGAGTATACAGTACTTTTAATAGGGggaaaattgatttattttattaaaatgtggtATAACTCCGGTAAGTTTGATGTAAGTTTGCATATTATAGATTTCTGGTAATTAGCGTTaccattttagtcaatttctGCTAGACAATTTTGCAAGCTTACTGTCACCATGACttgctaaagttcaaatttataggcagtaattttttttgatgacaatctttttttttgtttctctctaTTGTTACTGCtttgtttaaatatatatcATAATTTCTAACAGATCATAACTACTGCTACTGTTTTGTAGCCATAATTAATCATGAAAACTTGGATAACTACTTGGAAATGTCCACTAAATCTATTTTCTCctatttcttctttgtttttcagataCATTTTCCATGAGTTTCAAAAATGTTAAGAAAATCCTCTGTAAAGCCGAGCATTAGCCTAGACCTACTTTATCAAACCTTTTGCGTCTATTAGGAGCCAGTTTAAAACAGCCAATGCTTCACATCGAATGGATGGTAAATCTTTAGTATTTctttaatatataaaatatatctttaTAACTAATAGCAGATTCATGCAGAGACCAAACAGAACATCATACAGCGTCATATGTGCTTTTTCTGTTGGACAAGGAGAAACGTCACCTGTCATCTCTACTGCTATCACACTTGCGGTAGTGAACAATGATAGCAAATTTAGTCAAAAACTGCTCATGTGACAAACAATCTACTGTTCTTGGTTAATATTCAAGTGTAGTAATGCATGGCATGTacacattagaaaaaaaagagaatacacaaaatagacTGGAATACATTGCAAAATGTAAAGTTCAGCTAAAGCTTCAGATTTTCTTTGGAAgttcatttaaatagttttagCATTATAAATGTTATATACAATACATCTAAATTATCATTTTGTAAGTTGTAGAGTAGGGCTTTTCATCCTGAGAGCTCAAAGTGTTCCTGTAgtaggcaggttgatattacagttcatatctttacattcagtatatagataatccagtatatagataaaacCGTATCGCGCTCAAaattagtttcatttttagtagccgttataccaccttgtatggcctttatgggatgatctgatgtatttgtgacccaatgcgatgcagtggattatcaccttaaactgactatttctgtggttagaagaggtgaggaggagaaggaagtgactgttaatgatttgctgctgctgctgcgatacgcctactcatgcatatgcatgaaggccccaaaacagcctgtttttaggagcactCTGAacgtgacttttcagagggccaATACTCCAGAAAAAagggcgagtttgggaaaacaaacctcaaatactgttgttggggttcttagaacaattggagatgggtgaaaaaaaacGCATGGACCTTTAAGGCAATGAGTTTACATACATGTTTCAGGTAAAGCTAAATTATTAAGTTTAGTTGTTGTGTTGCCATGTGTGCATTGAAAAACAACACAGCTTCCCCATGTTTAGAACAAACTGTTTACTGGGCTTTGGCTTTTCCTTTAGGCATGTCTATTTACAGTAACAACATCAAAGGGAGGAAAAAATAAGATCTTTAAAAGTTTTGTCCTGGGCCAGCGTTCCATAAATATCCACTAGCCTTTTCTGAACAGGAAATACCGACATCCCGTGTGGAGGAGTGAAGTCGAACTTTCCATTGTTGTGAAGTTTTTATTCCTCTCTTATGCACATGTCGTTGTGCTTATTCTACTGTCCCAGGAATTCTAGCTGACGGTGATCTTTCCATAGCAGGCAGCACTAAGCCCCttcagatgggttccctgcagCGTTCTGATCTGATTGTTCATGGACCTAAAATCACATCTTAAAGGATATCCTCCTGCTGCCGTATGGGGCTGAAGAATGCAAGACGCTTTCATAACTAGCATGAAATCTGTTCAACTACATTGTCCAACATGCCTTTCCCCCTCCTCACTCTTCCTTTTTCAGTGGGAGGTGATATTGTTGAGCGCTCACTCTCAAAGGTAAACATATGCAACGATTCAAGTGGCTGAGTTCAGCTTCTTGGAACGACTCCCAGGTTGATTTGATGTGGCTTTGATCTTTGCCATGACCATTAAGAAGGTGATTTAAGAGCGAAGGAGGAACCGCCTGTGCTGTCTAATAACACTCACCGTGGATTCATTCAAAGGTCttgctttaatgtttttttgaggTTATCAGTCCACGCATTTTGCCTTTGAAGATTTCCGTGATGCACATTACATCTTACAGCTCATTTGTCTCTCTTAGGTCTGAATAACAgcagtcagaaaaaaaaaaaaagaaaaaaagattagaaTTTAATAACAAACACTGGGTTATTTTTCTGGTTTTCCACTAAATTTGATCAGAAGATGTTTTCACAGTAGTTTCATTTCATGCTGGCCAGCTGTCAACGCCAGCAGCCATTATTGTTTGATCCCTTGAGGTTTTGAAAACTCAGAACGAGGATTTCAAGATGCTTCATGTGGGAGCTGGAAGGGTTATGGTCGCCTTGAAAAGTCAACATTCTGTTACATAATCAGAACTGTTGACATCAGGAGGATATTTGACCGAAGAGTGATTCTTTATTGTCAGACGGCGAGTTTCAGACTCGCTGACAGCGATGAGACATCAAAACATTTAAAGGGTTCAAATATGGCCTGGTTTGCATTAACAAATgaattatctttaaaaaatgcaatgGGTTAACTCATAAAATGATATTTTGAGACCCTAAAGATGCAATAAATCCTTTAGTATCCACATTTTCTAAAttctttctaatttttttttgctatttttgtttacttttgacacttttatccaatttttgtcctttcctaatttttttgggccacttttcattcaaataagctaactttttctcaataaataccacttgttcctttttcccttcattttgcctctttttgttgcacAATTTGCCCTTTctccactattgtttgccatattttgcccttttacactattgtttgccacattttgctcaataCAGCTACccttttccattacataccacctggttggTCTTTGtttgccattttttggccactcttgactgctttaggcccattttagtcactttacagtCTTTTCTtaccacgtttttgccacttttggaccatttttggccacctgttaccatgtctgtcTCCACtcgctttaaaaaaacaaaacaaaacaaaaaaaaaacctggcggACAGGACAGGTACACCGGaatgatgcccggtatgccagatggacAATCCACCACCGGTTGCTTGTCTATCCTGTAATAGTATGATTTCAAAACTTATCTCTAATAAAATGCAAA
The Gouania willdenowi chromosome 8, fGouWil2.1, whole genome shotgun sequence genome window above contains:
- the stk17al gene encoding serine/threonine kinase 17a like; translated protein: MPNSAAMSRNGLVTEIRTRIRSDPLSSSYDLVGKELGRGKFAVVKKCIEKTTGKQYAAKFLRKRRKGADCRSDILNEIAVLELAAANPHVVALHEVFETSLEIILVLECAAGGEIFNQCVADHDEAFTEKDVMRLVKQILSGVAFLHQNNVVHLDLKPQNVLLTSARPLGDIRIVDFGLSRHMDNITEVREILGTPEYVAPEILNYEPISTATDMWSIGVLTYVMLTGESPFLGDEKQETFLNISQVNVDYSPETFEGISSPAIDFIKTLLVKNPRKRATAEECLNNVWLNSHPHSHPLLLPRSPSNLDEPETSQSESEPESPVPSPELDLIESYLTCPGQGELKAGRDAFSFSEPPLFPTRPEIQQELIC